The following coding sequences are from one Diabrotica virgifera virgifera chromosome 2, PGI_DIABVI_V3a window:
- the LOC114338422 gene encoding uncharacterized protein LOC114338422 isoform X3, which translates to MEDSLLNNCKIEIQEECKKENTHDAFLYSDLEQSPIKIEQVYIKPEISEETCREKIYYEEMDDPLLDSCKIKIQEDKKENTDDAFVYSDIEQFPIKIEVKQDESKLTPVKEIGTNETESIGNWFRWMH; encoded by the exons atGGAGGATTCATTATTGAACAACTGTAAAATTGAAATTCAGGAAGAATGTAAGAAAGAAAATACACATGATGCATTCCTTTATTCAGACTTAGAGCAATCTCCCATAAAGATTGAACAAGTGTATATAAAACCAGAGATCAGTGAGGAGACTTGTAGAGAGAAAATATATTATGAGGAGATGGATGATCCATTATTAGACAGCTGTAAAATTAAAATTCAGGAAGATAAGAAAGAAAATACAGATGATGCATTCGTTTATTCAGACATTGAGCAGTTCCCCATAAAGATTGAAGTAAAACAAGATGAAAGTAAGCTTACACCAGTTAAAGAAATAGGAACAAATGAAACAG AATCTATTGGAAACTGGTTCAGGTGGATGCACTAG
- the LOC114338422 gene encoding zinc finger protein 239-like isoform X2 gives MEDSLLNNCKIEIQEECKKENTHDAFLYSDLEQSPIKIEQVYIKPEISEETCREKIYYEEMDDPLLDSCKIKIQEDKKENTDDAFVYSDIEQFPIKIEVKQDESKLTPVKEIGTNETGFLQEEDTLKVMKTCNVHSYNKKQQMSRSVEEKTLKCVICSKQFTRDDNLKKHLRIHNGEKPYKCQVCLRQFSQSSYLKSHMRVHTGETPYNCEICSKQFSHDHSLKIHLRMHTGEKPYKCEVCFKQFIQKSALNTHMKIHTGEKLYKCEICFKQFSVKSHVKRHLKVHTGETPYKCKICFKQFNLSGNLKTHLRLHTGEKPYKCEICLKQFSQKIHLKTHLKFHTGENPE, from the exons atGGAGGATTCATTATTGAACAACTGTAAAATTGAAATTCAGGAAGAATGTAAGAAAGAAAATACACATGATGCATTCCTTTATTCAGACTTAGAGCAATCTCCCATAAAGATTGAACAAGTGTATATAAAACCAGAGATCAGTGAGGAGACTTGTAGAGAGAAAATATATTATGAGGAGATGGATGATCCATTATTAGACAGCTGTAAAATTAAAATTCAGGAAGATAAGAAAGAAAATACAGATGATGCATTCGTTTATTCAGACATTGAGCAGTTCCCCATAAAGATTGAAGTAAAACAAGATGAAAGTAAGCTTACACCAGTTAAAGAAATAGGAACAAATGAAACAG GCTTTCTGCAAGAAGAGGACACATTGAAAGTTATGAAAACATGTAATGTACATTCATACAATAAGAAACAACAAATGAGTAGATCTGTTgaagaaaaaacattaaaatgtgTAATTTGTTCCAAGCAATTTACTCGAGAtgacaatttgaaaaagcatttgaggATACATAATGgggaaaagccttacaagtgtcaAGTTTGTTTGAGGCAGTTCAGTCAATCATCTTATCTGAAAAGTcatatgagagtgcacactggggaaacgCCTTACaactgtgaaatttgttctaagcaattcaGTCACGATCACAGTTTGAAAATACATTTAAGgatgcacactggggaaaaaccttataagtgtgaagtttgttttaagcagtttattcaAAAAAGTGCTTTAAATACACATATGAAAATTCATACTGGCGAAAAActttataagtgtgaaatttgttttaagcagttttctgtAAAAAGTCATGTGAAAAGACATTTGaaagtacacactggagaaacgccttacaagtgtaaaatttgttttaagcaatttaatctATCcggtaatttgaaaacacatttaagattgcacactggagaaaagccatataagtgtgaaatttgtttaaagcagttttcACAGAAAAttcatttgaaaacacatttgaaatttcacactggagaaaatccAGAGTAA
- the LOC126880301 gene encoding uncharacterized protein LOC126880301 has translation MQTHQVTWNHITRELSFRTLSCFKCSFENCIHYAIENKVPPLQSSYLSEENDNGRATARPTGIEEFSEDTWVTAIFDNDWYPGIIEKIDRNIMTVNFMMKNGKSFFWPDIADRQTVTTRNGILCQLVHPPEPVSNRFYKIQEYDYIDNLFKSSV, from the exons ATGCAAACACATCAAGTAACTTGGAATCACATTACTCGAGAGCTGAGTTTTAGAACTTTAAGCTGTTTTAAATGCAGCTTTGAGAATTGTATTCATTATGCGATTGAAAATAAAGTACCGCCGCTACAGTCTTCATATTTAAGTGAGGAAAATGACAATGGAAGAGCCACTGCTCGGCCTACAGGAATAGAAGAATTTAGTGAAGATACCTGGGTTACAGCTATTTTTGATAATGATTGGTATCCAG GAATCATTGAAAAAATTGATCGAAACATTATGACTGTTAACTTTATGATGAAAAATGGTAAAAGTTTTTTCTGGCCAGATATCGCTGATCGTCAAACTGTGACTACTAGAAATGGAATCTTATGTCAGCTAGTGCATCCACCTGAACCAGTTTCCAATAGATTCTACAAAATACAAGAATATGACtatattgataatttatttaaatctTCAGTTTAG